Below is a genomic region from Gracilimonas sp..
ATGAAAACACTCCCTATAACAGTGAAGTATTTTCAGATCTGGCACTGATGATCAATGCCACATTGCTATTTCTCATTATTTACGGATTGGCAATCTATCATAAAAAAGATGCTCTTACTCACGCCAGGTACATGTTTTGCACCATCTTTCCGATGTTTACACCCATAACTGATCGAATTATTTACAATTACTTTCGTCCGTTGGTTGATTTTGCTCCAACCTTAGATGGGGCTCCTGTGGTTCCTTTCTTTGGGTTTTTGCTGGCAAATGTCATAGTAGCCGGATTCACTTTCTGGGACTGGAAATCAAACAAAAGAAAAGATGTGTTTCCAGTGGTACTGGTTATGCTGATTCTATATCACACCTCGGTATTTACCTTTCATCTTATTCCCACCTGGCGAAGTTTTGGAGAGTGGTTTTTAGGTTAGAAATGATTCTAACGTTGTTTTTTCAACCTGTATTTATCTGATAAATTACCGGTTATCCGATCTCCGTTTTGATCAAGGTGAATAAGAACATTTTCACCAACAAAATATTGATTGGGGGGTTCATTGTTTTCAAGAGTGATTTGATTTCCAGTTTTATTCCAACTGTATCTGCCTGTTTTCTTGATTTGATTAGGTTCTTCTTCACCCAAATAAATCATCGTAAGTTTGTAGGTAGAATCAGAAATTTCGATTTTGGTTTCAATACCTTCACAGGATGCACAGGGGGTGATTCCAACGTATGTGCCGGTTACATCAAGGGAGTTCTGCGAAGTATGACTATTGGTGTCTTCAATCGGTGTTGGTCTCTTTTCCGAGGTGCAACCTAAAGATGCTGCTGCCATAATTAGAAAAAGAAGAAAGGCTTTTGTGCTGAAATAAATCGGATTATCCATTGATCTCTCTCAGTATGAACTTTTTGTCTTTGTCCTGTTCGAGTTTTCCTGCTTTGGCGTGAACCGAATGATAGAAAAGCAGCAGCGAGTTCTCTTTCAGAGCCTGCCTTAAGATAAGAGTTTTAGCTTTCTTGGATTGAATGGGATCAATATCC
It encodes:
- a CDS encoding copper resistance protein NlpE is translated as MDNPIYFSTKAFLLFLIMAAASLGCTSEKRPTPIEDTNSHTSQNSLDVTGTYVGITPCASCEGIETKIEISDSTYKLTMIYLGEEEPNQIKKTGRYSWNKTGNQITLENNEPPNQYFVGENVLIHLDQNGDRITGNLSDKYRLKKQR